Proteins encoded in a region of the Anopheles aquasalis chromosome 2, idAnoAquaMG_Q_19, whole genome shotgun sequence genome:
- the LOC126573527 gene encoding uncharacterized protein LOC126573527, which yields MADFDAAAALLLLSSGGLTPQTIESEKNNNRRSDGATKENIIPPGPMHTRGSANKVAAAQKQMPLMSASGRQQSVLQRKVIVPEANTTATPLLTVKRTGLYTPEREAAIVKRTRTRLILPKKEQPTLSPGHNSPEKLLSRWDDSRTSSPIIPTIAAIGQPIAASGFDRNDGSGSDGELERLLNKKAYASPGMHGFAMQLNAGTENRYDDSSPEPLIITRSMKVETPATDSSTISGIHKVLYDDEGDGPSDAATVSAPSAAASGSHSEPNLRPVRNSIGIGLVKAEEKAQLSPSDSGNSSIHDEILQSGLIIQAWTRGSDISAGLPDNVQIELHNILQTSLYNKECYTKEKMAEFPMDVGYHPNKSRLRREYLNDAEAADRAKNNLASRRSRHKKKMVTQLMNISLEYDRQENRELFMQERWLTNLIFELEDKALQQGIDTQVLRKLRADCGFQ from the exons ATGGCTGACTTCGATGCTGCGGCCGCCCTTCTGCTTCTCAGTTCCGGTGGATTGACGCCACAAACAatagagagcgaaaagaaCAATAATCGGAGAAGTGATGGCGCCACCAAGGAAAACATTATTCCTCCTGGTCCAATGCATACACGTGGTTCGGCCAATAAAGTGGCTGCGGCTCAGAAACAAATGCCCTTGATGAGCGCTTCCGGACGACAGCAGAGCGTCTTACAGAGAAAGGTCATCGTACCGGAAGCGAACACGACAGCGACGCCATTGCTGACCGTTAAACGCACGGGATTGTATACGCCAGAACGAGAAGCAGCAATCGTGAAGCGAACCAGGACTCGCCTCATCCTGCCGAAGAAAGAACAGCCGACGCTATCACCCGGACATAATTCGCCCGAGAAGCTGCTGAGTCGATGGGATGATAGTAGGACCTCATCGCCAATCATTCCAACGATCGCAGCGATCGGTCAGCCTATCGCTGCGAGCGGTTTTGATCGAAacgatggcagtggcagcgatgGTGAACTGGAGCGTCTGCTGAACAAGAAAGCATATGCCAGTCCCGGAATGCACGGATTTGCGATGCAGCTGAATGCCGGCACGGAAAACCGCTACGACGACAGCTCACCGGAACCGCTTATTATCACCAGAAGCATGAAAGTGGAGACTCCTGCTACCGactccagcaccatcagtgGAATCCACAAGGTGTTGTACGATGATGAAGGCGATGGCCCTTCCGATGCTGCCACTGTTTCCGCCCCGTCCGCCGCAGCTAGTGGATCTCACAGTGAGCCAAACCTTCGCCCTGTCCGGAACTCGATTGGTATCGGTTTGGTGAAGGCGGAGGAGAAGGCACAACTTTCACCATCCGATTCTGGCAACTCTTCCATTCACGACGAAATACTGCAATCCGGACTGATCATACAGGCGTGGACGAGGGGATCCGACATTAGCGCAGGACTTCCGGACAATGTACAGATAGAGCTGCATAACATTCTGCAGACATCGCTGTACAACAAGGAGTGCTACACGAAGGAGAAAATGGCGGAATTCCCGATGGATGTTG GCTACCATCCAAATAAATCGCGGCTTCGTAGAGAGTATTTAAACGATGCCGAGGCAGCGGATCGCGCGAAGAATAATCTTGCCTCGCGCCGTTCTCGTCACAAGAAAAAGATGGTCACGCAGCTGATGAACATCAGCCTGGAGTACGATCGCCAGGAAAACCGCGAACTGTTCATGCAGGAGCGCTGGCTGACGAATTTGATCTTCGAGCTGGAGGACAAGGCGCTACAGCAGGGTATCGATACGCAGGTGTTACGGAAACTACGAGCGGATTGTGGCTTTCAGTGA
- the LOC126573530 gene encoding cytochrome c oxidase subunit 6C-1, with protein MSSEVASRIQKPVLRGLHNATIKRNLIVSSVLCTIAVVAMKVMHNDPKVQDYAEFYKTYDANKAFQRMKDAGLLQSVKD; from the exons ATGTCGTCGGAAGTTGCATCGCGAATCCAGAAACCCGTCCTGCGAGGACTCCACAATGCCACCATCAAGCGCAACCTGATTGTGTCCAGCGTCCTGTGCACGATCGCCGTTGTCGCGATGAAGGTGATGCACAACGATCCGAAGGTGCAAGACTACGCTGAGTTCTACAA GACCTACGATGCAAACAAGGCGTTCCAGCGCATGAAGGATGCCGGTCTTCTGCAGTCGGTGAAGGATTAA
- the LOC126573525 gene encoding fidgetin-like protein 1 has product MNSHPRELETLFSILHQIEEQKNKSSAASANELRNLNFQLYSATFRSNDERLSACVLEEGLQKYQDLMINPEGVNNYCDDVIELLNKQPSEIVDDDSDLTITALGDPLSYVRKPSCHGRYENCRFDEISSATLSHIIATPSTGPPKLAPVSRDAPKNRDETVPQKHSNDTATGPSMPPVGKPQVSIEDISRRVFGGTSSSTSNSVFTPKVPVSKPESKLAANAVVPPEPSIGKTGGGESGFRTAKDELQIQNVKKYGTANPPSKAPLFSYGRKTLGGRRTLGSKFVCPVRPDNDNGEASGQRQPGAPDGRSARSCNDQSSSGESQEEEIVDERLKNIDPKMVELIRSEIMDRFQPLSWDDIAGLEYAKTIIKEAVVWPILRPDIFTGLRKPPRGILLFGPPGTGKTLIGKCIASQSKSTFFSISASSLTSKWIGDGEKMVRALFAVAAVHQPAVVFIDEIDSLLCQRSDTEHESSRRLKTEFLVQLDGAATAEDERILIVGATNRPQELDEAARRRLVKRLYIPLPDLAARIQILTRLLQQERNCLTVDEIERVGTLTEGFSGADMKVLCHEASMGPIRSIPFEQLGDIAKDQVRPICHDDFQLALAKVKASVSPADLNQYVVWDRTYGAGAS; this is encoded by the exons ATGAACAGCCATCCACGAGAACTGGAGACGCTCTTCTCTATTTTACACCAGATcgaggagcagaagaacaaAAGCAGTGCCGCCTCGGCAAATGAGCTACGCAATTTAAACTTCCAACTTTACTCTGCAACGTTCCGATC AAACGATGAACGCTTATCGGCCTGTGTGCTGGAGGAAGGATTGCAGAAATATCAGGATCTCATGATCAATCCCGAAGGCGTTAACAATTACTGCGATGATGTGATTGAGCTGCTCAACAAACAGCCTTCGGAAATCGTGGATGATGATTCCGACCTTACCATTACGGCACTGGGCGATCCTCTCAGCTACGTACGCAAGCCCAGTTGCCACGGCCGGTACGAGAACTGTCGGTTTGACGAGATTTCCTCGGCTACTTTGTCGCACATCATCGCGACTCCGAGCACAGGACCACCGAAACTCGCCCCGGTGTCACGGGACGCACCGAAGAATCGAGACGAGACGGTTCCACAAAAGCATAGCAACGATACCGCCACTGGACCTTCGATGCCACCAGTTGGTAAACCTCAAGTTTCCATTGAAGACATATCAAGGCGTGTATTTGgcggaaccagcagcagcaccagcaactctGTGTTTACACCGAAAGTTCCCGTATCGAAGCCGGAATCGAAACTCGCAGCCAACGCCGTGGTCCCACCGGAACCATCGATAGGGAAAACCGGAGGTGGAGAGAGTGGTTTCCGCACGGCTAAGGATGAGCTTCAGATTCAAAACGTGAAG AAATATGGCACGGCGAATCCTCCCAGTAAGGCTCCTCTCTTCTCGTACGGTCGGAAAACACTCGGAGGACGGCGTACACTGGGCAGTAAGTTCGTTTGTCCCGTGCGCCCCGACAATGACAATGGTGAAGCGAGCGGTCAACGGCAACCGGGGGCACCGGATGGGAGATCTGCACGGTCCTGTAACGATCAATCGTCCAGTGGAGAAAGCCAAGAAGAGGAAATTGTTGACGAACGATTGAAAAACATCGACCCGAAGATGGTGGAACTGATTCGCAGCGAAATTATGGACCGTTTCCAGCCACTCTCCTGGGACGACATTGCCGGGCTCGAGTACgccaaaaccatcatcaaggAAGCGGTTGTGTGGCCCATTCTGCGGCCAGACATTTTCACCGGCCTGCGGAAACCACCACGTGGTATCCTGCTGTTCGGGCCACCGGGAACGGGCAAAACGTTGATTGGCAAGTGCATTGCTTCTCAGTCGAAATCGACCTTCTTCAGCATCAGTGCCTCCTCGTTGACATCGAAATGGATCGGCGATGGGGAAAAGATGGTCCGGGCACTGTTTGCGGTGGCCGCCGTGCATCAGCCAGCGGTCGTGTTTATCGACGAGATTGATTCGCTGCTTTGCCAGCGCTCCGATACCGAACACGAAAGCTCACGCCGTCTGAAAACGGAGTTCTTGGTGCAGCTGGATGGAGCTGCGACGGCCGAGGACGAGCGAATTCTTATCGTCGGTGCTACGAACCGGCCGCAAGAGTTGGACGAAGCAGCTCGGCGCCGTTTGGTGAAACGATTGTACATTCCACTGCCTGATCTGGCGGCCAGGATTCAAATACTGACCCGGCTACTGCAACAGGAACGCAACTGTTTGACGGTCGACGAGATTGAACGAGTTGGCACCTTAACGGAGGGCTTTTCCGGAGCGGACATGAAGGTGTTGTGTCACGAAGCCTCGATGGGACCGATTCGCTCGATACCGTTCGAACAGCTGGGTGACATCGCCAAGGACCAGGTGCGACCGATCTGCCACGATGACTTTCAGCTTGCCTTGGCGAAGGTGAAAGCGAGTGTATCGCCGGCTGATTTGAATCAGTACGTCGTTTGGGATCGAACCTACGGTGCTGGGGCATCGTGA